Proteins co-encoded in one Enterobacter sp. R4-368 genomic window:
- the asnB gene encoding asparagine synthase B: protein MCSIFGVLDIKTDAVELRKKALELSRLMRHRGPDWSGVYASDKAILAHERLSIVDVNAGAQPLYNEKKTHALAVNGEIYNHQALRAEYGDRYAFQTGSDCEVILALYQEKGPEFLDDLQGMFAFALYDSEKDAYLIGRDHIGIIPLYMGHDEHGNLYVASEMKALVPVCRTIKEFPAGSYLWSKDGEIRSYYQRDWFDYDAVKDNVTDKAELRQALEDAVKSHLMSDVPYGVLLSGGLDSSVISAITKKFAARRVEDQEKSEAWWPQLHSFAVGLKGAPDLKAAQEVANHLGTVHHEIHFTVQEGLDAIRDVIYHIETYDVTTIRASTPMYLMSRKIKAMGIKMVLSGEGSDEVFGGYLYFHKAPDAKELHEETVRKLQALHMFDCARANKAMSAWGVEARVPFLDKKFLDVAMRINPEDKMCGSNGKMEKHILRECFESYLPASVAWRQKEQFSDGVGYSWIDTLKEVAAQQVTDQQLATASYRFPYNTPASKEAYLYREIFEELFPLASAAECVPGGPSVACSSAKAFEWDEAFKTMNDPSGRAVGIHQSAY from the coding sequence ATGTGTTCAATTTTTGGCGTACTGGATATTAAAACCGACGCAGTCGAATTACGTAAAAAAGCGCTGGAATTATCCCGACTGATGCGCCACCGCGGCCCGGACTGGTCCGGTGTTTATGCAAGTGATAAAGCCATTCTGGCGCATGAACGTCTGTCTATTGTTGACGTTAACGCCGGGGCACAGCCGCTCTACAACGAGAAGAAAACACATGCGCTGGCAGTGAACGGTGAAATTTATAACCACCAGGCGCTGCGCGCAGAATATGGCGACCGTTACGCATTCCAGACCGGTTCTGACTGTGAAGTGATCCTCGCGCTGTATCAGGAAAAAGGGCCGGAATTCCTCGACGACTTGCAAGGTATGTTCGCTTTCGCCCTGTACGACAGTGAAAAAGATGCTTACCTGATTGGCCGCGACCATATCGGCATTATCCCGCTGTATATGGGGCACGACGAACACGGCAACCTGTACGTGGCGTCAGAAATGAAAGCGCTGGTGCCGGTTTGCCGCACCATTAAAGAGTTCCCGGCAGGCAGCTACCTGTGGAGCAAAGACGGTGAAATCCGCTCTTATTATCAGCGCGACTGGTTTGACTACGATGCAGTAAAAGACAACGTGACCGACAAAGCGGAACTGCGCCAGGCGCTGGAAGACGCGGTGAAAAGCCACCTGATGTCCGATGTGCCGTACGGCGTGCTGCTTTCGGGTGGTCTGGATTCTTCGGTCATTTCCGCGATCACCAAAAAATTCGCAGCCCGTCGCGTTGAAGATCAGGAGAAATCAGAAGCCTGGTGGCCGCAACTGCACTCCTTCGCCGTGGGTCTGAAAGGCGCGCCGGATCTGAAAGCGGCGCAGGAAGTCGCCAACCATCTTGGCACCGTGCACCATGAAATTCATTTCACCGTGCAGGAAGGACTGGATGCGATTCGCGATGTGATTTACCACATCGAAACCTATGACGTGACGACGATTCGTGCCTCGACGCCGATGTATCTGATGTCACGTAAAATCAAAGCGATGGGCATCAAAATGGTGCTCTCCGGCGAAGGTTCCGATGAAGTGTTTGGCGGTTATCTCTATTTCCATAAAGCGCCGGATGCCAAAGAGCTGCACGAAGAAACCGTGCGTAAACTGCAGGCCCTGCATATGTTTGACTGCGCCCGTGCAAACAAAGCGATGTCCGCCTGGGGCGTGGAGGCGCGCGTGCCGTTCCTGGATAAAAAATTCCTCGACGTGGCGATGCGTATCAACCCGGAAGACAAAATGTGCGGCAGCAACGGCAAAATGGAGAAACACATTCTGCGCGAATGTTTTGAGTCCTACCTGCCGGCAAGCGTGGCATGGCGCCAGAAAGAGCAGTTCTCCGACGGCGTGGGTTATAGCTGGATCGATACGCTGAAAGAAGTTGCCGCGCAGCAGGTTACGGATCAACAACTGGCAACGGCCAGCTACCGTTTCCCGTACAACACGCCAGCATCGAAAGAAGCGTATCTGTACCGCGAAATTTTTGAAGAGCTGTTCCCGCTGGCAAGCGCGGCGGAATGTGTTCCCGGCGGCCCGTCCGTTGCCTGTTCTTCCGCAAAAGCGTTTGAATGGGACGAAGCCTTCAAAACCATGAACGATCCGTCAGGTCGCGCGGTTGGTATTCACCAGTCAGCTTATTAA
- a CDS encoding N-acetylglucosamine repressor, with translation MTSGGQAQIGNVDLVKQLNSAAVYRLIDQHGPISRIQIAEQSQLAPASVTKITRQLIERGLIKEVDQQASTGGRRAISIVTETRSFQAIGVRLGRYDTTLTLYDLSSKVLAEEHYPLPERTQETLEHALLNTISHFIETCQRKIRELIAISVILPGLVDPESGVIRYMPHIQVENWALVEALEERFKLTCFVGHDIRSLALAEHYFGASQDCEDSILVRVHRGTGAGIISNGRIFIGRNGNVGEIGHVQVEPLGERCHCGNFGCLETIAANAAIEHRVRHLLEQGYQSRLTLEDCSIKTICKAANKGDALACEVIEYVGRHLGKTIAIAINLFNPQKVVIAGEIVDAEKVLLPAIEACINTQALKAFRKNLPVVPSALDHRSAIGAFALVKRAMLNGLLLQRLLEN, from the coding sequence ATGACATCAGGCGGACAAGCTCAAATCGGTAACGTTGACCTCGTAAAGCAGCTTAACAGCGCGGCGGTTTACCGCCTGATTGACCAACACGGCCCCATTTCGCGCATTCAGATTGCCGAACAAAGCCAGCTTGCTCCCGCCAGCGTGACAAAAATCACGCGCCAGCTCATCGAACGCGGGCTGATCAAAGAAGTCGATCAGCAGGCCTCCACCGGGGGCCGCCGCGCTATCTCCATTGTTACCGAAACCCGCAGTTTCCAGGCTATCGGCGTGCGCCTCGGGCGTTACGACACCACCCTGACCTTGTACGATTTAAGCAGCAAAGTGCTGGCGGAAGAGCATTATCCGCTTCCCGAACGTACCCAGGAAACGCTGGAACACGCGCTGCTCAATACCATCAGCCACTTTATTGAAACCTGCCAGCGTAAGATCCGCGAACTGATCGCGATTTCCGTTATTCTGCCGGGCCTGGTAGACCCGGAAAGCGGTGTGATTCGCTATATGCCGCATATTCAGGTTGAAAACTGGGCGCTGGTGGAAGCCCTTGAAGAACGTTTCAAATTGACCTGTTTTGTCGGGCATGACATTCGCAGTCTGGCGCTGGCCGAGCACTATTTTGGGGCAAGCCAGGATTGTGAAGACTCCATTCTGGTGCGCGTGCACCGCGGGACGGGCGCCGGGATTATCTCTAACGGGCGCATTTTTATCGGTCGTAACGGCAACGTCGGCGAAATTGGACACGTGCAAGTCGAGCCACTGGGCGAACGCTGCCACTGTGGCAATTTTGGCTGTCTGGAAACTATCGCCGCCAATGCCGCAATAGAACACCGCGTTCGTCACCTGCTGGAACAGGGCTACCAGAGCCGCCTGACGCTGGAAGATTGCTCTATCAAAACCATCTGCAAAGCCGCCAACAAAGGCGATGCGTTGGCCTGTGAAGTGATTGAATATGTTGGTCGCCATTTGGGTAAAACCATCGCCATTGCCATTAACCTGTTTAACCCGCAGAAAGTGGTGATCGCCGGGGAAATTGTTGACGCAGAAAAAGTGCTGCTCCCGGCCATTGAGGCGTGCATTAACACTCAGGCGTTAAAAGCGTTTCGCAAAAACTTGCCGGTGGTGCCTTCCGCGCTGGATCACCGCTCGGCGATCGGCGCGTTTGCGCTGGTAAAACGCGCTATGTTGAACGGTCTGCTGCTGCAACGTTTGCTGGAAAACTAA
- a CDS encoding HAD-IIA family hydrolase has protein sequence MTIQNVICDIDGVLMHDNVAVPGAAEFISRILEKGMPLVLLTNYPSQTGQDLANRFVSAGIDVPASVFYTSAMATADFLKRQEGKKAYVVGEGALIHELYKAGFTITDINPDFVIVGETRSYNWEMMHKAAFFVANGARFIATNPDTHGRGYYPACGALCAGIEKISGRKPFYVGKPSPWIIRAALNTMQAHSEQTVIVGDNLRTDILAGFQAGLETILVLSGVSRIDDIDSMPFRPSWIYPSVAEIDVI, from the coding sequence ATGACCATTCAGAATGTAATCTGTGATATTGACGGCGTGCTGATGCACGACAACGTTGCCGTACCGGGTGCTGCGGAGTTTATCTCCCGCATCCTTGAAAAAGGCATGCCGCTGGTATTACTGACCAACTACCCTTCGCAAACGGGCCAGGATCTGGCGAACCGCTTTGTCTCCGCGGGGATTGATGTGCCTGCCAGCGTCTTTTATACCTCGGCGATGGCGACCGCCGATTTTCTTAAACGCCAGGAAGGGAAAAAAGCCTATGTGGTGGGCGAAGGCGCACTGATCCACGAGCTTTACAAAGCTGGTTTTACCATTACCGATATCAACCCGGATTTTGTCATCGTTGGCGAGACCCGCTCCTATAACTGGGAAATGATGCATAAAGCAGCGTTCTTCGTGGCGAACGGCGCGCGCTTTATCGCCACCAACCCTGACACCCACGGTCGTGGATACTACCCAGCCTGCGGTGCGCTGTGTGCAGGTATTGAAAAAATTTCCGGCCGCAAACCTTTCTATGTCGGCAAACCCAGCCCGTGGATTATCCGTGCGGCGCTCAACACTATGCAGGCGCATTCCGAACAGACGGTGATTGTGGGCGATAACCTGCGCACCGATATCCTGGCGGGCTTCCAGGCCGGGCTTGAAACCATCCTGGTACTCTCTGGTGTGTCGCGCATCGATGATATCGACAGTATGCCGTTTCGCCCGTCGTGGATTTACCCCTCGGTCGCGGAAATCGACGTTATCTAA
- the nagB gene encoding glucosamine-6-phosphate deaminase → MRLIPLATAEQVGKWAARHIVNRINAFKPTADRPFILGLPTGGTPLTAYKALVEMHKAGQVSFQHVVTFNMDEYVGLPKDHPESYHSFMHRNFFDHVDIPAENINLLDGNAPDIDAECRRYEEKIRSYGKIHLFMGGVGNDGHIAFNEPASSLASRTRIKTLTHDTRVANSRFFDGDVNQVPKYALTVGVGTLLDAEEVMILVLGGVKAQALQAAVEGNVNHMWTISCLQLHPKAVIVCDEPSTMELKVKTLKYFNELEAENIKGL, encoded by the coding sequence ATGAGACTGATTCCCCTGGCGACAGCTGAACAAGTCGGCAAATGGGCAGCCCGCCATATCGTCAATCGTATCAACGCGTTCAAACCAACCGCAGACCGTCCGTTTATTCTCGGCTTACCAACCGGTGGAACTCCGCTCACCGCGTACAAAGCGTTAGTTGAGATGCACAAAGCAGGCCAGGTTAGTTTCCAGCATGTTGTCACCTTTAACATGGATGAGTATGTCGGCTTGCCGAAAGATCACCCGGAAAGCTACCACAGCTTTATGCACCGAAATTTCTTCGATCACGTTGATATTCCGGCTGAAAATATTAACCTGCTCGATGGCAACGCGCCGGATATTGACGCAGAATGTCGCCGTTATGAAGAAAAAATCCGCTCTTACGGCAAAATTCACCTGTTTATGGGTGGCGTAGGCAACGATGGGCACATCGCGTTTAACGAACCGGCGTCTTCGCTGGCCTCGCGCACCCGTATTAAAACCCTGACCCATGACACTCGCGTGGCGAACTCTCGCTTCTTTGACGGCGACGTTAATCAGGTGCCGAAATACGCACTGACCGTTGGCGTGGGTACGCTGTTGGATGCGGAAGAGGTGATGATCCTGGTGCTCGGCGGCGTGAAAGCGCAGGCGCTGCAGGCGGCTGTTGAGGGCAACGTTAACCACATGTGGACTATCAGTTGCCTGCAGTTACACCCGAAAGCCGTCATCGTCTGTGACGAACCGTCCACGATGGAGCTGAAAGTGAAAACGTTGAAATACTTCAACGAGTTGGAAGCGGAAAATATTAAAGGTCTGTAA
- the miaB gene encoding tRNA (N6-isopentenyl adenosine(37)-C2)-methylthiotransferase MiaB, translated as MTKKLHIKTWGCQMNEYDSSKMADLLDATHGYQLTEVAEEADVLLLNTCSIREKAQEKVFHQLGRWKLLKEKNPDLIIGVGGCVASQEGDHIRQRAHYVDIIFGPQTLHRLPEMINSVRGTRSPVVDISFPEIEKFDRLPEPRAEGPTAFVSIMEGCNKYCTYCVVPYTRGEEVSRPADDILFEIAQLAAQGVREVNLLGQNVNAWRGENFDGSIGTFAELLRLVAAIDGIDRIRFTTSHPIEFTDDIIDVYRDTPELVSFLHLPVQSGSDRILNLMSRTHTALEYKAIIRKLREARPDIQISSDFIVGFPGETTEDFEKTMKLIADVNFDMSYSFIFSARPGTPAADMVDDVPEEEKKQRLYILQERINQQAMAWSRRMLGTTQRILVEGTSRKNIMELSGRTENNRVVNFEGKPEMIGKFVDVEIVDVYPNSLRGVLVRTEEEMGLRVVESPQSVIARTRKENDLGVGLYQP; from the coding sequence ATGACAAAAAAACTCCACATAAAAACCTGGGGCTGTCAGATGAACGAATACGATTCATCGAAGATGGCCGATCTGCTGGATGCCACGCACGGCTATCAACTGACCGAGGTGGCGGAAGAAGCGGATGTGCTGCTGCTTAATACCTGCTCAATCCGTGAAAAGGCTCAGGAAAAAGTCTTCCATCAGTTGGGCCGCTGGAAGCTGCTGAAAGAGAAAAACCCCGATCTGATTATCGGTGTTGGCGGCTGCGTGGCGTCTCAGGAAGGCGATCATATTCGCCAGCGCGCGCACTATGTCGACATTATTTTTGGGCCACAAACCCTGCACCGCTTGCCGGAAATGATCAACTCCGTGCGCGGCACCCGTAGCCCGGTAGTCGATATCAGCTTCCCGGAAATTGAAAAATTCGACCGTTTGCCGGAACCGCGCGCCGAAGGTCCGACCGCGTTTGTATCGATCATGGAAGGCTGTAACAAATACTGCACTTACTGCGTGGTGCCTTATACCCGTGGTGAAGAAGTCAGCCGCCCTGCCGATGACATCCTGTTTGAGATCGCGCAACTGGCGGCGCAGGGCGTGCGTGAAGTGAACCTGCTCGGCCAGAACGTGAACGCCTGGCGCGGTGAGAACTTTGACGGCAGTATCGGCACCTTTGCCGAACTGCTGCGTCTGGTGGCGGCGATTGATGGTATCGATCGCATCCGTTTCACCACCAGCCACCCTATTGAGTTCACCGATGACATCATTGACGTCTATCGCGACACGCCGGAGCTGGTGAGCTTCCTGCATCTGCCGGTGCAAAGTGGTTCTGACCGCATACTGAATCTGATGAGCCGCACGCATACCGCGCTGGAATACAAAGCGATCATCCGTAAGCTACGCGAGGCGCGCCCGGACATTCAGATTAGCTCCGACTTTATCGTCGGCTTCCCGGGTGAGACCACCGAAGATTTCGAAAAAACCATGAAGCTGATTGCCGATGTTAACTTCGACATGAGCTACAGCTTTATCTTCTCCGCACGCCCGGGCACGCCCGCTGCCGATATGGTAGATGATGTGCCGGAAGAGGAGAAAAAACAGCGCCTGTACATTCTGCAAGAGCGTATTAACCAGCAAGCGATGGCCTGGAGCCGCCGTATGCTTGGCACGACGCAGCGCATCCTGGTGGAAGGGACTTCGCGTAAGAACATCATGGAGCTGTCCGGCCGCACCGAAAATAACCGCGTGGTGAACTTCGAAGGCAAGCCAGAGATGATCGGTAAATTTGTCGATGTGGAAATCGTCGATGTCTACCCGAACTCCCTGCGCGGCGTGCTGGTGCGTACCGAAGAAGAAATGGGTCTGCGTGTGGTGGAATCGCCACAATCTGTTATTGCCCGTACGCGTAAAGAGAACGACCTCGGCGTCGGTCTGTACCAACCGTAA
- the ubiF gene encoding 3-demethoxyubiquinol 3-hydroxylase yields MTNQSTEVAIVGGGMVGGALALGLAQHGFAVTVIEKQEPAAFDATLPPDVRISAISAASVALLRGLGVWENIQAMRCHPYRQLETWEWENAHVLFDARELKLPLLGYMVENTVLQRALWEALQAHPQVTLLTAKELTALHAHDAHQQLTFADGDTLTAKLVVGADGANSWVRQAAGIGIHAWQYQQSCMLITVQCEHEAGDSTWQHFTPAGPHAFLPLFDNWASLVWYDSPARIRQLQTLTMAQLEQEIARHFPARLGAVKPVAAASFPLTRRHALQYVRPGLALVGDAAHTIHPLAGQGVNLGYRDVDALLDVLTSARVQAEAWASHAVLKRYQTRRMADNFIMQSGMDLFYAGFSNSLGPVRLLRNIGLMAADRAGVLKRQALKYALGL; encoded by the coding sequence ATGACAAATCAATCCACTGAAGTTGCCATCGTTGGCGGCGGAATGGTCGGCGGAGCGCTGGCGCTGGGGCTGGCGCAACATGGTTTTGCCGTGACCGTGATTGAAAAACAGGAACCCGCGGCGTTTGATGCAACGTTACCGCCGGACGTACGTATTTCGGCAATCAGTGCCGCATCGGTGGCGTTACTCCGCGGGCTGGGCGTCTGGGAGAACATTCAGGCCATGCGCTGTCACCCTTATCGGCAACTGGAAACCTGGGAGTGGGAAAATGCGCATGTGCTGTTCGACGCTCGCGAGCTGAAGTTGCCGCTGCTCGGTTACATGGTTGAAAACACGGTGCTCCAGCGTGCGCTGTGGGAGGCGTTACAGGCGCACCCGCAGGTAACGCTACTTACGGCGAAAGAATTAACCGCGCTGCATGCGCACGATGCGCATCAGCAATTAACGTTTGCGGATGGTGATACGTTAACCGCGAAACTGGTGGTAGGGGCCGATGGCGCGAATTCCTGGGTACGACAAGCGGCGGGAATTGGCATTCACGCCTGGCAGTATCAGCAATCCTGCATGTTGATCACCGTTCAGTGCGAACACGAAGCGGGTGACAGCACCTGGCAACATTTCACGCCTGCTGGTCCGCATGCCTTTTTACCGCTGTTTGATAACTGGGCATCGCTGGTGTGGTATGACAGCCCGGCGCGTATTCGTCAGTTGCAGACATTAACGATGGCGCAACTGGAGCAGGAGATTGCCCGACATTTCCCGGCGCGCTTAGGTGCCGTTAAACCGGTTGCTGCGGCCTCTTTTCCGCTGACTCGCCGCCATGCTCTGCAGTATGTCAGGCCGGGGCTGGCGCTGGTGGGCGACGCAGCGCATACCATTCATCCGTTGGCCGGGCAGGGCGTTAATCTGGGGTATCGCGATGTGGATGCGCTGCTGGATGTGCTGACCAGCGCGCGTGTGCAGGCGGAAGCCTGGGCCAGCCACGCGGTGTTGAAGCGTTATCAGACGCGACGTATGGCGGATAACTTTATTATGCAAAGCGGGATGGATCTGTTTTACGCCGGATTCAGTAACTCCCTCGGTCCGGTGCGGCTGCTGCGCAATATCGGTCTGATGGCGGCGGATCGCGCCGGTGTGCTGAAACGGCAGGCGCTGAAGTACGCATTAGGATTATAA
- the nagE gene encoding N-acetylglucosamine-specific PTS transporter subunit IIBC, with the protein MSILGYLQKIGRALMVPVATLPAAAILMGVGYWIDPVGWGGQNALAAFFIQSGSAIIDNMGVLFAVGVAYGMSKDKDGAAALAGFVGFLVLTTLCSPAAVAMIQKIPADQVPAAFGKIKNQFVGILVGIIAAELYNRFSSVELPKALSFFSGRRLVPILTSFVMIVVAFIMMYIWPVVFSGLVEFGESIQKLGSVGAGVYAFFNRLLIPVGLHHALNSVFWFDVAGINDIPNFLGGAQSIEAGKAVVGITGRYQAGFFPIMMFGLPGAALAIYHCARPENKAKVLGIMMAGAFASFFTGITEPLEFSFMFVAPVLYVIHAVLTGISVFIAASMHWIAGFGFSAGLVDMVLSSRNPLATQWWMLIPQGLVFFVIYYVVFRFAITKFNMLTPGRELAVSGDEADGQDMNVSGNTEQDVSGLARQYIAAIGGSSNLTGIDACITRLRLTVKDSSLVNESMAKRLGASGVIRLNKTGVQIIVGFVAEKIADAMRTAGDVPAAANAAPAAAPAASVKPQAVPNAITIAELVSPVTGELVALDQVPDEAFASKAVGDGVAVKPTDKTVVSPAAGTIVKIFNTNHAFCLETEKGAEIVVHMGIDTVALGGQGFTRLVEEGAEVVAGQPILEMDLEYLNANARSMISPVVVSNIDDFSGLVIKAQGAVVAGQTPLYEIKG; encoded by the coding sequence GTGAGTATTCTAGGTTATCTGCAAAAGATCGGCCGTGCGCTAATGGTGCCTGTCGCCACGCTGCCTGCGGCGGCAATTCTGATGGGTGTCGGGTACTGGATTGACCCGGTTGGCTGGGGTGGTCAAAACGCACTGGCGGCGTTTTTCATCCAGTCCGGCTCCGCCATTATCGATAACATGGGCGTGCTGTTCGCGGTGGGTGTCGCTTACGGTATGTCAAAAGACAAAGATGGTGCTGCGGCGCTGGCTGGCTTTGTCGGCTTCCTGGTTCTGACCACGCTCTGTTCACCGGCAGCAGTGGCAATGATCCAAAAAATCCCGGCGGATCAAGTTCCGGCCGCGTTTGGCAAAATCAAAAACCAGTTCGTCGGTATTCTGGTGGGGATTATTGCCGCTGAACTCTATAACCGCTTTAGCAGCGTTGAGCTGCCGAAAGCGCTCTCCTTCTTTAGCGGTCGCCGTCTGGTGCCGATCCTCACCTCGTTTGTTATGATCGTTGTTGCTTTCATCATGATGTATATCTGGCCGGTCGTGTTTAGCGGTCTGGTGGAATTTGGTGAAAGCATTCAGAAACTCGGCTCCGTGGGCGCTGGCGTTTACGCCTTCTTTAACCGCCTGTTAATTCCGGTCGGTTTGCACCATGCGCTCAACTCCGTGTTCTGGTTTGACGTAGCAGGTATTAACGATATTCCTAACTTCCTTGGTGGCGCGCAGTCTATCGAAGCCGGTAAAGCGGTGGTCGGTATCACTGGCCGTTACCAGGCCGGTTTCTTCCCGATCATGATGTTCGGCCTGCCGGGCGCGGCGCTGGCGATTTACCACTGCGCACGTCCGGAAAATAAAGCCAAAGTTCTGGGTATCATGATGGCGGGCGCGTTTGCCTCGTTCTTTACCGGTATCACTGAACCGCTGGAATTCTCCTTTATGTTCGTTGCGCCGGTACTGTATGTGATCCATGCAGTGCTGACGGGGATCTCCGTATTTATCGCCGCGAGCATGCACTGGATTGCCGGTTTCGGCTTCAGCGCCGGTCTGGTGGATATGGTGCTCTCCTCGCGTAACCCGCTGGCGACCCAGTGGTGGATGCTGATCCCGCAAGGTCTGGTGTTCTTCGTTATCTATTACGTGGTTTTCCGTTTCGCTATCACCAAGTTCAACATGCTGACTCCGGGTCGCGAACTGGCTGTTTCCGGCGACGAAGCGGATGGTCAGGATATGAATGTCAGCGGTAACACCGAGCAGGATGTGAGTGGCCTGGCGCGTCAGTATATCGCCGCGATTGGGGGGTCTTCTAACCTGACTGGTATTGACGCCTGTATCACTCGTCTGCGTTTAACGGTGAAAGACTCTTCGCTGGTGAACGAATCCATGGCGAAACGTCTTGGCGCCTCAGGCGTTATTCGCCTGAACAAAACCGGCGTGCAGATTATCGTTGGTTTCGTGGCGGAAAAAATTGCCGACGCGATGAGAACGGCAGGTGATGTCCCGGCTGCAGCCAATGCTGCTCCGGCAGCGGCTCCGGCGGCATCGGTAAAGCCGCAGGCGGTACCGAACGCGATAACCATCGCTGAGTTGGTATCGCCTGTAACCGGTGAACTGGTGGCGCTGGATCAAGTGCCGGATGAAGCCTTTGCCAGCAAAGCTGTGGGTGATGGCGTGGCAGTGAAACCGACGGATAAAACCGTGGTTTCTCCGGCTGCGGGCACCATTGTGAAAATCTTCAACACTAACCATGCCTTCTGCCTGGAAACCGAGAAAGGTGCGGAAATCGTTGTCCATATGGGCATTGATACCGTGGCGCTGGGCGGCCAGGGCTTTACTCGCCTGGTTGAAGAAGGTGCGGAAGTGGTAGCGGGACAGCCGATCCTCGAAATGGATCTGGAATACCTCAACGCGAATGCCCGTTCAATGATTAGCCCGGTGGTGGTCAGCAATATCGACGACTTTAGCGGTCTGGTTATCAAGGCGCAGGGCGCGGTGGTTGCTGGTCAGACTCCGCTGTATGAAATTAAAGGCTAA
- a CDS encoding membrane lipoprotein lipid attachment site-containing protein: protein MKRIICAFFIALTLSGCIPRYATLRPHYEVDVRNPAGEPISTAMMWVSTGRSPPGYYPPPEAFRADRQGHIDVEKKSQWENMIFFLHGTNFYSWGWCIEAPGYVPQNGEGDEIASPVILKPTTQDLRCRQAQDVAEYLSSGHQ, encoded by the coding sequence ATGAAAAGGATAATTTGCGCGTTCTTTATCGCACTGACGTTAAGCGGCTGTATTCCACGTTACGCCACGCTGCGTCCACACTATGAAGTGGATGTGCGTAATCCGGCCGGGGAACCGATCTCAACGGCAATGATGTGGGTCAGCACCGGGCGTTCACCGCCGGGGTACTATCCGCCGCCGGAAGCGTTTCGAGCCGATCGGCAAGGGCATATCGACGTGGAGAAAAAATCCCAGTGGGAAAATATGATTTTCTTTTTGCACGGGACGAATTTCTACTCGTGGGGCTGGTGTATTGAAGCGCCGGGTTATGTTCCGCAAAACGGCGAGGGCGATGAGATAGCGAGCCCGGTCATCCTTAAACCGACCACGCAAGATTTACGCTGCCGACAAGCGCAGGACGTAGCTGAATACCTTTCTTCCGGGCATCAGTGA
- the nagA gene encoding N-acetylglucosamine-6-phosphate deacetylase, which translates to MYALTQGRIYTGHEILDDHALVIANGLIERLCPLAELPTGIEQRSLNGAILAPGFIDVQLNGCGGVQFNDTAEAVSVKTLEIMQQANEKSGCTSYLPTLITTSDELMKQGVQVMRDYLAKYPNQALGLHLEGPWLNIVKKGTHNPEFVRKPDPALVDFLCQNADVITKVTLAPEMAGTEVIHQLADAGIVVSAGHSNATLKEAKAGFRAGITFATHLYNAMPYITGREPGLAGAVLDDTDVYCGVIADGLHVDYVNIRNAKRLKGDKLCLVTDATAPAGANIEQFIFAGKTIYYRNGLCVDENGTLSGSSLTMIEGVRNLVEHVGIALDEALRMATLYPARAIGVDEKLGSLAAGKVANLTAFTRDYKIIKTIVNGNEVVTA; encoded by the coding sequence ATGTATGCTTTAACCCAGGGCCGAATCTACACCGGCCATGAAATTCTGGATGACCATGCGCTGGTCATTGCCAATGGTCTGATTGAACGCCTTTGTCCGCTGGCTGAGCTGCCAACAGGAATTGAACAACGCTCGCTGAATGGTGCCATCCTTGCCCCCGGTTTTATCGACGTGCAGCTCAACGGCTGTGGCGGCGTACAGTTTAACGACACCGCAGAAGCCGTTAGCGTAAAAACGCTGGAAATCATGCAGCAAGCAAATGAGAAATCCGGCTGCACCAGCTACCTGCCGACGCTGATTACCACCAGCGATGAATTAATGAAACAGGGCGTGCAGGTAATGCGCGATTACCTGGCTAAATACCCGAATCAGGCGCTGGGCCTTCATCTGGAAGGGCCGTGGCTGAATATTGTTAAAAAAGGCACGCACAACCCGGAATTCGTGCGTAAACCGGATCCGGCATTAGTCGACTTCCTGTGCCAGAACGCCGATGTGATCACCAAAGTTACGCTGGCCCCGGAAATGGCGGGCACCGAGGTGATTCACCAGTTAGCTGACGCGGGCATCGTGGTTTCTGCCGGTCACTCCAACGCAACGTTAAAAGAAGCAAAAGCCGGTTTCCGCGCCGGGATCACGTTCGCCACACATTTATATAATGCCATGCCGTACATTACCGGCCGTGAACCCGGTCTGGCAGGCGCAGTGCTTGATGACACAGACGTTTACTGTGGCGTGATTGCAGATGGCCTGCATGTCGATTACGTTAATATCCGTAATGCTAAGCGATTGAAAGGCGACAAACTTTGCCTGGTAACTGACGCGACAGCACCAGCAGGCGCGAATATTGAGCAGTTCATTTTTGCTGGCAAAACAATATACTACCGTAATGGACTGTGCGTGGACGAAAACGGAACGCTGAGCGGTTCCTCCCTGACGATGATCGAAGGGGTGCGAAATCTGGTAGAGCATGTCGGCATTGCGCTGGATGAAGCGCTGCGTATGGCAACCCTCTACCCCGCTCGCGCCATTGGCGTTGACGAAAAGCTGGGAAGTCTCGCCGCGGGGAAAGTGGCGAACCTGACGGCGTTCACGCGCGATTATAAAATCATCAAGACCATCGTTAATGGCAACGAGGTCGTCACTGCATAA